Sequence from the Symbiopectobacterium purcellii genome:
CCGGCCAATTGATGATTTGCCTGATCCAGATACAGCTCGGGCGGCGCGATGGCGACGTTGCAGCCAGTCACTGTGCTGAGTTCTTTACGCAAACCGGCGATCAGCTCGATAACCATGTGCGTGCTGCCGTTCAGCTTCCAGTTACCCATGACTAATGGATGACGCATCTTTTTTCCTCCGGATAGGGATAGCAAGTAATTTTATTTTTCAGACAGTATAGAGACCAAAGCCGCGAGAAGCTCGGATTTTCATCACTCAATGCCAGCGCGATCACGGTTCAGATAGCGTTAGCTTAATCGGTTCAACAGCGAATGTTATCCCTTTTTCCCCATTATCTGCCACTACATATCGCAATGCGCCTTCCGTTTGTTGGTAAAAGCCCTGACGTTTGCCGATATCCAGCAATTCCGTGATCTTCTTGCTGCTTTGTTCTTCGGAGAGCGAGGGAATAAAGTGGCGCAGCAGCGCGGCCATATACTGGATAGCTTGGGCGCGGCGAGCACCGGTTTCAGGATCGCCCACCTGAGGCTGGTAGGTCAGTTGCATGGTTTTTATTTTGCCAGTGCCTCGCTCCAGGGCAGTTGACGCGTAGAGTTGGGCATTGATTCTGCTCGCAGCCCGCGTCAGCGGTCCGGCGGGCTCACCGGTATCCACCGCGCGGAATTCCCCTATCGGTAATGAGGGGTTGCTGAGGTTAT
This genomic interval carries:
- a CDS encoding DUF1454 family protein, translating into MTIRLVAPALLLLLLTSGPEVHAQPLVPSKDATVAPYLLPDAPTFDQTIPQFRTRYNLSNPSLPIGEFRAVDTGEPAGPLTRAASRINAQLYASTALERGTGKIKTMQLTYQPQVGDPETGARRAQAIQYMAALLRHFIPSLSEEQSSKKITELLDIGKRQGFYQQTEGALRYVVADNGEKGITFAVEPIKLTLSEP